A portion of the Stella humosa genome contains these proteins:
- a CDS encoding ABC transporter permease, which yields MAETTVDAVILPRAPVAVDKPPGYWISVVRRLKHDPVTLFCLAVLVAIVLAAVFAPLVAPHDPYKTSMLRRLAPIGTPGYLLGTDELGRDLLTRLIYGGRISLFMSFTPVLLAFIIGGTLGMIAGFVGGWVNMAIMRTTDVFYAFPSILLAIAISGAMGAGLTNGLISLTLIFIPPLTRIAESVTTQVRSLPYVEAARASGASTFAIIRVHVLTNVVGPVLVYASSLLSVAIVVASGLSFLGLGVSPPEADWGLMLNTLRQSIYVAPWNAALPGAVIFVTCMCFNLLSDGLRQALDIQR from the coding sequence ATGGCCGAAACCACCGTTGATGCCGTCATCCTGCCGCGGGCACCCGTCGCCGTCGACAAGCCGCCCGGCTACTGGATCAGCGTCGTCCGCCGCCTGAAGCACGACCCGGTGACGCTGTTCTGCCTGGCCGTCCTGGTGGCGATCGTGCTGGCCGCCGTCTTCGCCCCGCTGGTCGCCCCGCATGACCCCTACAAAACCAGCATGCTGCGGCGCCTGGCCCCGATCGGCACGCCGGGCTACCTGCTCGGTACCGACGAGCTGGGCCGCGACCTCTTGACCCGCCTCATCTATGGCGGCCGCATCTCGCTCTTCATGTCCTTCACGCCCGTACTGCTGGCCTTCATCATCGGCGGCACGCTCGGCATGATCGCGGGCTTCGTCGGCGGCTGGGTCAACATGGCGATCATGCGCACGACCGACGTCTTCTACGCCTTCCCCTCGATCCTGCTGGCGATCGCCATTTCCGGCGCCATGGGGGCGGGCCTCACCAACGGCCTGATCTCGCTGACGCTCATCTTCATCCCGCCGCTGACCCGCATCGCCGAGAGCGTGACGACCCAGGTGCGCAGCCTGCCCTATGTCGAGGCAGCACGGGCCAGCGGGGCGTCCACCTTCGCCATCATCCGCGTGCATGTGCTGACCAACGTCGTCGGCCCGGTGCTCGTCTATGCCTCCAGCCTGCTGTCGGTCGCCATCGTCGTCGCCTCGGGCCTCAGTTTCCTCGGCCTCGGCGTCAGCCCGCCGGAGGCCGACTGGGGCCTGATGCTGAACACGTTGCGCCAGTCGATCTATGTGGCACCCTGGAACGCGGCCCTGCCGGGGGCGGTGATCTTCGTCACCTGCATGTGCTTCAATCTGCTGAGCGACGGCCTGCGCCAGGCCCTCGATATCCAACGCTAA
- a CDS encoding ABC transporter permease: MLGYILRRTLYTIPIALGVTILCFALVYLGPSDPLSAILPEDAPKELIDRIKKEYGLDKPLPVQYVIWLGKAVTGDLGTSIATRRHVIDEIPPAFFNSLLLAVLASCLAFTVGTVLGGIAGYFHGRPIDRAVTALAVTGVSVPHYWLSIVLVIIFSVEWDILPSMGMGPDGSTNFSFTPENLRHLILPTIALSVIPMAIVARTVRESVRETMSQEFVQALWAKGLTGRKILGHVAKNAAPTVLAVMGLQMGYLLGGSILIETVFAWPGTGLLLNNSIFSRDIPMLQGVILVLALFFVTLNLLVDILQAVLDPRIKR, translated from the coding sequence ATGCTGGGCTACATCCTGCGGCGCACGCTCTACACGATCCCGATCGCGCTCGGCGTGACGATCCTGTGCTTCGCGCTGGTCTATCTCGGACCCTCCGACCCCTTGAGCGCCATCCTGCCCGAGGATGCGCCCAAGGAACTGATCGACCGCATCAAGAAGGAATACGGCCTCGATAAGCCCCTGCCCGTCCAGTACGTCATCTGGCTCGGCAAGGCGGTAACGGGCGACCTCGGCACCTCGATCGCCACCCGCCGCCATGTCATCGACGAGATCCCGCCCGCCTTCTTCAATTCCCTGCTGCTGGCCGTCCTGGCCTCGTGCCTGGCCTTCACCGTGGGCACGGTGCTGGGCGGCATCGCCGGCTACTTCCATGGTCGCCCGATCGACCGGGCGGTGACCGCACTGGCCGTCACCGGGGTCAGCGTGCCGCACTACTGGCTGTCGATCGTGCTGGTCATCATCTTCTCGGTCGAATGGGACATCCTGCCGTCGATGGGCATGGGTCCGGACGGGTCGACCAACTTCAGCTTCACGCCCGAGAACCTGCGCCACCTGATCCTGCCGACCATCGCCTTGTCGGTGATCCCCATGGCAATCGTCGCCCGGACCGTGCGCGAGAGCGTGCGCGAGACGATGAGCCAGGAATTCGTCCAGGCGCTGTGGGCCAAGGGTCTGACCGGCCGCAAGATCCTGGGCCATGTCGCCAAGAACGCCGCCCCCACGGTACTGGCGGTGATGGGCCTGCAGATGGGCTACCTGCTGGGCGGCTCGATCCTGATCGAGACGGTGTTCGCCTGGCCCGGCACCGGCCTGCTGCTCAACAACTCGATCTTCTCGCGCGACATCCCGATGCTCCAGGGGGTGATCCTGGTGCTGGCGCTGTTCTTCGTCACCCTCAACCTGCTGGTCGACATCCTGCAAGCGGTGCTCGACCCGCGCATCAAGCGCTGA
- a CDS encoding ABC transporter substrate-binding protein yields MTTFGKTRNRGAMGLLPAALLVAGALAGPALAQEKVLRVGMTAADIPYTAGQADQGAEGYRFMGYMVYDTLVLWDLSSADKSAGLVPGLAESWSVDASDKTKWTFKLRQGVKYHDGGEFTADDVVFNFEVNRDTKAKHYDPKQAAQVATRIPDIKEVRKVDTYTVEIVTHTPSAYIPYQVSFWFMPSKAHYDKVGSWEAFAKAPVGTGPWKLQRVVPRERAEMTANKEYWDKKRVPKLDRVVLLPIPEASARTAALLSRQVDWIEAPSPDTVPRLKQAGMQIVTNGYPHNWAIAPSRAPGSPWNDIRVRKAANLCVDRDGINSLLGGLSLPAKGHMPPGDTWFGKPKFELAYKPDEARKLMAEAGFSATKKQPIKIAISTSGSGQMQPLPMFEAIQANLNECFFSVTAEVMEWNALLAVGRQPANHPDILKAGIDSLIISRSIQDPFSAFDRFFLPNRIPPGGSNWGLVDDPEYNALMMKASQTFELEAQNAVLGELHAAIVDKAEWIWITHDVNPRAIARNVKGFVQAKSWFQDLTPVTKD; encoded by the coding sequence ATGACGACGTTCGGGAAGACGAGGAACCGGGGGGCGATGGGCCTGCTGCCGGCCGCCCTGCTGGTGGCGGGCGCGCTGGCCGGGCCGGCGCTGGCGCAGGAAAAGGTGCTGCGCGTCGGCATGACGGCGGCCGACATCCCCTACACCGCGGGCCAGGCGGACCAGGGTGCCGAGGGCTACCGGTTCATGGGCTACATGGTCTACGACACGCTCGTCCTGTGGGACCTGTCGAGCGCCGACAAGTCCGCCGGCCTGGTGCCCGGCCTGGCCGAATCCTGGTCGGTCGACGCCAGCGACAAGACCAAGTGGACCTTCAAGCTGCGCCAGGGGGTGAAGTACCATGACGGCGGCGAGTTCACCGCCGACGACGTGGTCTTCAACTTCGAGGTGAACCGCGACACCAAGGCCAAGCACTACGACCCCAAGCAGGCCGCCCAGGTCGCCACCCGCATCCCCGACATCAAGGAAGTGCGCAAGGTCGACACCTACACGGTGGAGATCGTCACCCACACGCCCAGCGCCTACATCCCCTACCAGGTCAGCTTCTGGTTCATGCCGTCCAAGGCCCACTACGACAAGGTCGGTAGCTGGGAGGCCTTCGCGAAGGCGCCGGTCGGCACCGGCCCGTGGAAGCTCCAGCGCGTGGTGCCGCGTGAGCGGGCCGAGATGACGGCCAACAAGGAGTATTGGGACAAGAAGCGCGTTCCCAAGCTGGACCGCGTCGTGCTGCTGCCCATTCCCGAGGCATCGGCGCGCACGGCAGCGCTGCTGTCGCGCCAGGTGGACTGGATCGAGGCGCCCTCGCCCGACACGGTGCCGCGCCTGAAGCAGGCCGGCATGCAGATCGTCACCAACGGCTATCCGCACAACTGGGCGATCGCGCCATCCCGCGCGCCGGGTTCCCCCTGGAACGACATCCGGGTGCGCAAGGCGGCCAACCTCTGCGTCGACCGCGATGGCATCAACAGCCTGCTGGGCGGCCTGTCGCTGCCGGCCAAGGGCCACATGCCGCCGGGCGACACCTGGTTCGGCAAGCCCAAGTTCGAGCTGGCCTACAAGCCCGACGAGGCCCGCAAGCTGATGGCCGAGGCCGGCTTCTCGGCGACCAAGAAGCAGCCCATCAAGATCGCCATCTCGACCTCCGGCTCCGGCCAGATGCAGCCGCTGCCGATGTTCGAGGCGATCCAGGCCAACCTGAACGAGTGCTTCTTCAGCGTGACCGCCGAGGTGATGGAATGGAACGCGCTGCTGGCCGTCGGCCGCCAGCCGGCCAACCACCCGGACATCCTGAAGGCCGGGATCGATTCCCTCATCATCAGCCGCTCGATCCAGGACCCTTTCAGCGCCTTCGACCGCTTCTTCCTGCCCAATCGCATTCCGCCGGGCGGGTCCAACTGGGGGCTGGTGGACGACCCGGAATACAACGCCCTGATGATGAAGGCCTCCCAGACCTTCGAACTGGAAGCCCAGAACGCCGTGCTGGGCGAACTCCATGCCGCCATCGTCGACAAGGCGGAATGGATCTGGATCACCCATGACGTGAACCCGCGGGCGATCGCCCGCAATGTGAAAGGGTTCGTCCAGGCCAAGAGCTGGTTCCAGGACCTGACGCCGGTCACCAAGGACTAG
- a CDS encoding ABC transporter substrate-binding protein has translation MKFARATGSAKFRWGAVAGGLAAAAMATAGVAAAQEKVLRVGMTAADIPYAAGQPDQGFEGFRFMGYMLYDPLVLWDLSSADKPAALKPGLAESWSVDAADKTKWTFKLRQGVKYHDGGEFTADDVVFNFEVNRDTKAKHYDPKQAAQVATRIPDLKEVRKVDKYTIEIITHTPTAYVPYEVSFWFMPSKAHYDKVGSWEAFAKAPVGTGPWKLQRVVPRERAEMAGNKDYWDRDRVPKVDRVILLPIPEASARTAALLSRQVDWIEAPSPDTVPRLKQAGMQIITNGYPHNWAIAPSRAPGSPWNDVRVRKAANLCVDREGINKLLGGLSLPAKGHMPPGDLWFGKPSFELGYRPDEARKLMAEAGFSAGKKQPIKIAISTSGSGQMQPLPMFEAIQANLNECFFSVTAEVMEWNALTAFARNPANHPDIVKAGVDSVIISRAIQDPFSAFDRFFLPNRIPPGGSNWGMVDDPEYNALIQKASQTFELEAQNAVLGELHAALVNKAEWIWITHDVNPRALARNVKGFVQAKSWFQDLTSVTKD, from the coding sequence ATGAAGTTTGCACGGGCGACGGGGTCGGCAAAGTTCCGATGGGGCGCGGTCGCGGGCGGTCTTGCCGCCGCCGCGATGGCAACGGCGGGGGTGGCGGCAGCGCAGGAGAAGGTGCTGCGGGTCGGCATGACGGCCGCCGACATCCCCTACGCGGCCGGCCAGCCCGACCAGGGCTTCGAGGGCTTCCGCTTCATGGGCTACATGCTCTACGACCCGCTGGTCCTGTGGGACCTGTCGAGCGCGGACAAGCCGGCCGCCCTGAAGCCCGGCCTGGCCGAATCCTGGTCGGTCGACGCCGCCGACAAGACCAAGTGGACCTTCAAGCTGCGCCAGGGGGTGAAGTACCATGACGGCGGCGAGTTCACCGCCGACGACGTGGTCTTCAACTTCGAGGTGAACCGCGACACCAAGGCCAAGCACTACGACCCCAAGCAGGCGGCCCAGGTGGCAACCCGCATCCCGGACCTGAAGGAGGTCCGCAAGGTCGACAAATACACCATCGAAATCATCACCCACACGCCGACCGCCTACGTGCCGTACGAGGTCAGCTTCTGGTTCATGCCGTCCAAGGCCCACTACGACAAGGTCGGGAGCTGGGAGGCCTTCGCCAAGGCGCCCGTCGGCACCGGGCCCTGGAAGCTCCAGCGGGTGGTCCCGCGCGAGCGGGCCGAGATGGCCGGCAACAAGGACTATTGGGACCGGGACCGCGTGCCCAAGGTCGACCGGGTGATCCTGCTGCCCATCCCCGAGGCATCGGCGCGCACCGCCGCCCTGCTGTCGCGCCAGGTGGACTGGATCGAGGCACCCTCGCCCGACACGGTGCCGCGCCTGAAGCAGGCCGGCATGCAGATCATCACCAACGGCTACCCGCATAACTGGGCGATCGCGCCGTCGCGGGCACCCGGCTCGCCCTGGAACGACGTCCGCGTGCGCAAGGCGGCCAACCTCTGCGTCGATCGCGAGGGCATCAACAAGCTGCTGGGCGGCCTGTCGCTGCCGGCCAAGGGCCACATGCCGCCAGGCGACCTGTGGTTCGGCAAGCCCAGCTTCGAACTGGGCTACCGGCCGGACGAGGCCCGCAAGCTGATGGCCGAGGCCGGGTTCTCGGCTGGCAAGAAGCAGCCGATCAAGATCGCCATCTCGACCTCCGGCTCCGGCCAGATGCAGCCCCTGCCGATGTTCGAGGCGATCCAGGCCAACCTGAACGAGTGCTTCTTCAGCGTCACCGCCGAGGTGATGGAGTGGAATGCGCTGACGGCCTTTGCCCGCAACCCCGCCAACCATCCCGACATCGTCAAGGCGGGCGTCGATTCGGTCATCATCAGCCGCGCGATCCAGGACCCGTTCAGCGCCTTCGACCGCTTCTTCCTGCCCAACCGCATTCCGCCCGGCGGCTCCAACTGGGGCATGGTCGACGACCCGGAATACAACGCCCTGATCCAGAAGGCGTCCCAGACCTTCGAGCTGGAGGCCCAGAACGCCGTGCTGGGCGAACTGCACGCCGCCCTCGTCAACAAGGCGGAATGGATCTGGATCACCCATGACGTGAACCCGCGGGCGTTGGCCCGCAACGTGAAAGGGTTCGTCCAGGCCAAGAGCTGGTTCCAGGACCTGACGTCCGTCACCAAGGACTGA
- a CDS encoding amidase yields the protein MTDPALMGVAELAGAIRHRQLSSVEATRAALHRISQWQPVVNAFVRVEADAALARAADLDRAAAAGQWAGPLHGVPLAHKDMFARAGGSMTGGSAILPGQPQPDPAPAVARLEAAGAITVGWLNMSEFAAGPTGHNIHFGHNRNPWDPSRITGGSSAGSGAAVAARMVAGALGSDTGGSIRLPAAMNGLIGLKPTYGRVSRAGSMPRAWSLDTIGPLTRTAADASLMMAAISGHDPRDPTTSRRPFPDDRTFLDRSVAGLRVGLPPQAWMADATPEVAGAVSAAMDVLAGLGMAGAAVPAPPLEPYFALGDAISKSEAAAAHGTWMRDRPQDYSVHVHSRTEAGYHIPATRYLEAMALRGRLLRQFVETVMAGIDLMAAPILTFPVPTIAETDEEQTAAIPAMVARLTRYTRPFNYLGLPALALPIGFDGAGLPMAVQLVGRPFSEPLLLRVAHQYQQATGWHRRVPNLPA from the coding sequence ATGACCGACCCGGCCCTGATGGGCGTGGCCGAGCTCGCCGGCGCCATCCGCCACCGTCAACTTTCGTCCGTCGAAGCCACGCGCGCGGCCCTGCACCGGATCAGCCAGTGGCAGCCGGTCGTCAACGCCTTCGTGCGGGTCGAGGCCGATGCCGCCCTGGCCCGGGCAGCCGACCTCGACCGCGCCGCCGCGGCCGGGCAATGGGCGGGGCCGCTGCACGGCGTGCCGCTCGCCCACAAGGACATGTTCGCCCGCGCCGGCGGGTCGATGACCGGCGGCTCGGCCATCCTGCCGGGCCAGCCGCAGCCCGACCCTGCCCCCGCCGTAGCCCGGCTGGAGGCTGCCGGTGCCATCACGGTCGGCTGGCTCAACATGTCGGAATTCGCGGCCGGGCCGACCGGCCACAACATCCATTTCGGCCATAACCGCAACCCCTGGGACCCGTCGCGCATCACCGGCGGGTCGTCGGCGGGCTCGGGTGCCGCCGTGGCCGCGCGCATGGTGGCGGGGGCGCTTGGATCGGACACGGGTGGTTCGATCCGCCTGCCGGCGGCGATGAACGGGCTGATCGGGCTGAAGCCGACCTATGGCCGGGTCAGCCGGGCTGGCTCGATGCCGCGCGCCTGGTCGCTCGACACCATCGGGCCGCTTACCCGCACGGCCGCCGACGCCAGCTTGATGATGGCCGCCATCAGCGGCCACGATCCGCGCGACCCCACGACCAGCCGCCGCCCCTTCCCCGACGACCGAACCTTCCTGGACCGGTCGGTGGCCGGCCTGCGCGTGGGCCTGCCGCCGCAAGCCTGGATGGCCGATGCGACGCCCGAGGTGGCGGGCGCCGTGTCGGCCGCCATGGACGTCCTGGCCGGTCTAGGCATGGCGGGCGCGGCCGTTCCCGCCCCGCCGCTCGAGCCCTATTTCGCCCTGGGCGACGCCATCTCCAAGTCGGAGGCGGCGGCTGCCCATGGGACCTGGATGCGCGACCGGCCGCAGGACTATTCGGTCCATGTCCACAGCCGCACCGAGGCCGGCTACCACATCCCGGCCACCCGCTACCTGGAGGCGATGGCGCTGCGCGGCCGCCTCCTGCGGCAGTTCGTCGAGACGGTGATGGCCGGCATCGACCTGATGGCCGCCCCCATCCTCACCTTCCCCGTGCCCACCATCGCCGAGACGGACGAGGAGCAGACCGCGGCCATCCCGGCCATGGTGGCACGCCTCACCCGCTACACCCGGCCCTTCAACTATCTGGGCCTGCCGGCGCTGGCCCTGCCGATCGGCTTCGACGGGGCGGGCCTGCCGATGGCGGTCCAGCTCGTCGGCCGGCCGTTCAGCGAGCCGCTGCTGCTGCGGGTCGCCCACCAGTACCAGCAGGCGACGGGGTGGCACCGCCGCGTGCCCAACCTGCCGGCCTGA
- a CDS encoding tetratricopeptide repeat protein — protein sequence MVDSNATQERPAAPPAPADRHHALGLEAMNRRRLDAAIGHFTAALACDPRHVPSLANLASALQSAGRPAEALDGFDRALLLAPGHPGIHHNRGNALLALGRAGEAVDAQARASALAPGEVRFLHAWGLALERADRLEEAEDRLRAALALAPGHAPSSAALALLRLARGDAEEALSLWRAQAARARRVDPPVPYGTVDRLANRSRIRHDLEQFRWLLSASGDPAVDRAAIERLVPPYEALLRVMPDGDETRRPVALTDPMLAALGHRYNRAIHRLEAPAVAGDPFSPRDWGRVEAAYHADAPGIVWVDDFLEEAALRSLRRFCFGSTIFHHVKHGGYVGSYLPEVACGLLAQIAAELPRRLPSVIRHHRLRQMWIYKYDGQMEGIGTHADAAAVNVNFWLTPDEANLDPSCGGLVIHRCEAPLDWSFQRFNADEDAIAAHLARHDAGSLKVDYRSNRAIIFHSDLFHATDRFSFRDRYEDRRLNVTMLFGDRADGR from the coding sequence ATGGTCGACAGCAACGCCACCCAGGAGCGCCCCGCAGCCCCGCCCGCCCCGGCCGACAGGCACCATGCGCTGGGCCTGGAGGCGATGAACCGCCGTCGCCTGGATGCGGCGATCGGCCATTTCACCGCCGCGCTGGCCTGCGATCCGCGGCATGTGCCGAGCCTGGCCAACCTCGCATCTGCCTTGCAATCCGCGGGCCGGCCGGCCGAGGCGCTGGACGGATTCGACCGCGCGCTGCTCCTGGCGCCCGGCCACCCGGGCATCCACCATAATCGCGGCAATGCCCTGCTGGCCCTGGGCCGGGCCGGGGAAGCTGTCGACGCGCAGGCCCGCGCGTCCGCGCTGGCGCCGGGGGAAGTACGGTTCCTCCATGCCTGGGGTCTGGCGCTCGAGCGCGCCGACCGGCTGGAGGAGGCGGAGGACCGCCTGCGGGCGGCCCTGGCGCTGGCGCCTGGCCACGCGCCGTCGTCGGCCGCCCTGGCCCTGCTGCGCCTGGCCCGGGGGGATGCCGAGGAGGCCCTGTCCCTGTGGCGGGCCCAGGCGGCCCGGGCCCGCCGCGTCGACCCGCCCGTCCCCTACGGCACGGTCGACCGCCTGGCCAACCGCAGCCGCATCCGCCATGACCTGGAGCAGTTCCGCTGGCTGCTGTCGGCCAGTGGCGACCCGGCGGTCGACCGGGCGGCCATCGAGCGGCTGGTCCCGCCCTACGAGGCCCTGCTGCGGGTCATGCCGGATGGCGACGAGACCCGCCGTCCCGTCGCCCTGACCGACCCGATGCTGGCGGCACTCGGGCACCGCTACAATCGCGCCATCCACCGGCTGGAGGCGCCGGCCGTGGCGGGCGACCCGTTCTCCCCCCGCGACTGGGGCCGGGTGGAAGCCGCCTATCACGCCGATGCACCCGGGATCGTGTGGGTGGACGACTTCCTGGAGGAGGCGGCACTGCGCTCCTTGCGCCGGTTCTGCTTCGGCTCGACCATCTTCCACCATGTGAAGCATGGCGGCTATGTCGGGTCCTACCTGCCGGAGGTGGCGTGCGGCCTGCTGGCCCAGATCGCGGCCGAGCTGCCGCGGCGGCTGCCGTCGGTCATCCGCCATCACCGCCTGCGCCAGATGTGGATCTACAAGTATGACGGCCAGATGGAGGGGATCGGCACCCATGCCGATGCCGCCGCCGTCAACGTCAACTTCTGGCTGACGCCCGACGAGGCCAATCTCGATCCGTCCTGCGGCGGCCTGGTGATCCATCGCTGCGAGGCGCCGCTCGACTGGTCGTTCCAGCGTTTCAACGCGGACGAGGACGCGATCGCCGCCCACCTCGCCCGGCACGACGCCGGTTCGCTCAAGGTCGACTACCGCAGCAACCGGGCGATCATCTTCCATTCGGATCTTTTCCACGCCACCGACCGTTTTTCTTTCCGGGATCGGTACGAGGATCGCCGCTTGAACGTTACCATGCTGTTCGGCGATCGGGCCGACGGGCGGTAG
- a CDS encoding glucan ABC transporter ATP-binding protein/ permease gives MNFFTVYRRVLALLAPERNLVILLGIANLALATLPFLEPLLFGRVVDTLAGSPGRPAADVWADAIVLLTIWGAVGVGGIIANMTVSLHADRLAHRNRLAAMRSFFEHVLQLSVAFHTRTHSGRLLKVMLQGSDHLFGLWLAFFREHLATFVSLVVLLPLSLWLNWRLGLLLVGLIVIFCSLTLFVVRRAEAAQTAVESQHSELAERTGDALANVLLIQSFVRLAAEVRQLGDVMQRLLAAQFPVLNWWALATILAQSASTITVISIFLLGTSLHLEGKATVGEIVMFMGFATLLIARLEHAMSFISRLFFQMAAIADFFAVLDARPIVTEPANAITIDRAQGAVRFEDVTFAYDPGRPALRGISFEAAPGETVALVGPTGAGKSSTLGLLFRLWDPQSGRITIDGHDIRELTLESLRRNIGVVFQESALFFRSIAENLRVGRADATDEELVAAARAAQAHDFIMRQAQGYETPIGERGVTLSGGERQRLAIARAILKDPPILVLDEATSALDSVTERLVQDALAAVTRGRTTFIIAHRLSTIRDADRILVFEDGHVIEQGSFDELMAAGGAFARLVRTQYGDAALA, from the coding sequence ATGAATTTCTTCACGGTCTATCGCCGGGTCCTGGCGCTGCTGGCGCCGGAGCGCAACCTCGTCATCCTGCTGGGCATAGCCAACCTGGCGCTGGCCACGCTGCCATTCCTGGAGCCGCTGCTGTTCGGCCGGGTGGTGGACACGCTGGCCGGCAGCCCTGGGCGGCCGGCGGCCGACGTCTGGGCCGATGCCATCGTCCTGCTGACGATCTGGGGCGCGGTCGGCGTCGGCGGCATCATCGCCAACATGACCGTGTCGCTGCATGCCGACCGGCTGGCCCATCGCAACCGCCTGGCGGCGATGCGGTCGTTTTTCGAGCATGTGTTGCAGCTTTCGGTGGCGTTCCACACCCGCACCCATTCCGGCCGCCTGCTGAAGGTGATGCTGCAGGGCAGCGACCACCTGTTCGGCCTGTGGCTCGCCTTCTTTCGCGAGCATCTGGCGACCTTCGTGTCGCTGGTGGTGCTGCTGCCCCTGTCGCTGTGGCTGAACTGGCGCCTGGGGCTGCTGCTGGTCGGCCTCATCGTCATCTTCTGCAGCCTGACGCTGTTCGTCGTCCGCCGCGCGGAAGCGGCCCAGACCGCGGTCGAATCGCAGCATTCGGAACTGGCCGAGCGCACCGGCGACGCGCTCGCCAACGTGCTGCTGATCCAGAGCTTCGTGCGCCTGGCAGCCGAGGTGCGGCAACTGGGCGACGTCATGCAGCGGCTGCTGGCGGCCCAGTTCCCGGTCCTCAACTGGTGGGCGCTGGCGACCATCCTGGCCCAGTCGGCCAGCACCATCACCGTCATCTCGATCTTCCTGCTCGGCACCAGCCTGCACCTGGAGGGCAAGGCGACGGTGGGCGAGATCGTCATGTTCATGGGCTTCGCCACGCTGCTGATCGCGCGGCTGGAGCACGCCATGTCCTTCATCAGCCGCCTGTTCTTCCAGATGGCGGCGATCGCCGACTTCTTCGCCGTGCTGGATGCGCGGCCGATCGTGACCGAGCCCGCCAATGCCATCACCATCGACCGCGCCCAGGGGGCGGTGCGGTTCGAGGATGTGACGTTCGCCTACGATCCCGGCCGGCCGGCGCTGCGCGGCATCTCGTTCGAGGCCGCACCCGGCGAGACTGTGGCCCTGGTCGGCCCGACGGGGGCCGGCAAGAGCTCGACCCTGGGCCTGCTGTTCCGCCTGTGGGACCCGCAGTCGGGCCGCATCACCATCGACGGCCACGACATCCGCGAGCTGACGCTGGAATCCCTGCGCCGCAACATCGGCGTCGTCTTCCAGGAGAGCGCGCTCTTCTTCCGCAGCATCGCCGAGAACCTGCGGGTCGGCCGGGCCGATGCGACCGACGAGGAACTGGTCGCGGCCGCCAGGGCGGCGCAGGCGCACGACTTCATCATGCGCCAGGCCCAGGGCTACGAGACGCCGATCGGCGAGCGCGGGGTGACCTTGAGCGGCGGCGAGCGCCAGCGCCTGGCGATCGCGCGGGCCATCCTGAAGGACCCGCCGATCCTGGTGCTGGACGAGGCGACGAGCGCACTGGATTCCGTCACCGAGAGGCTGGTGCAGGATGCCCTGGCCGCCGTCACGCGCGGCCGCACCACCTTCATCATCGCCCACCGCCTGTCGACCATCCGCGACGCCGACCGCATCCTCGTGTTCGAGGACGGCCACGTGATCGAGCAGGGGTCGTTCGACGAACTGATGGCGGCTGGCGGTGCCTTCGCCCGGCTGGTGCGCACCCAGTACGGCGACGCGGCGCTGGCGTGA
- a CDS encoding response regulator → MARILVIDDDELVAKTIVALLESAAHEVEVAINGREALKAFRAGAFDLIVTDIFMPEVEGLETIREIRRIDRKVPIIAMSGGPRATIMSGAMGTMDHLEVAQLLGATRSVGKPITRSKLLPVVNECLSGAATGTTEE, encoded by the coding sequence GTGGCGCGAATCCTGGTGATCGACGACGACGAGCTGGTGGCCAAGACCATCGTGGCCCTGCTCGAATCGGCAGCGCACGAGGTCGAGGTCGCCATTAACGGGCGGGAAGCCCTGAAGGCATTCCGGGCCGGCGCCTTCGACCTGATCGTGACCGACATCTTCATGCCCGAGGTCGAAGGGCTGGAGACGATTCGCGAAATCCGCCGCATCGACCGCAAGGTGCCGATCATCGCCATGTCCGGCGGCCCGCGCGCCACGATCATGAGCGGGGCCATGGGCACGATGGACCATCTGGAAGTGGCCCAGCTTCTGGGCGCCACCCGCTCGGTCGGCAAGCCGATCACCCGCAGCAAGCTGCTGCCGGTCGTCAACGAGTGCCTGAGCGGGGCGGCGACCGGCACGACCGAGGAATAG